In Sedimenticola thiotaurini, the following proteins share a genomic window:
- a CDS encoding D-alanine--D-alanine ligase: MTVKAADFGKVAVLMGGLSAEREVSLQGGQAVLEALVRRGVDAHGVDVGRDVLSLLQQEQYDRAFIMLHGRGGEDGVIQGALENIGMPYTGCGVAGSALGMDKYRCKLLWAGLGLPTAEFVMLEQAADLERAEALGFPLMIKPSHEGSSIGMAKVESGQQLEEAWRQAAGYDIEVMAERWISGAEYTASILDDQVLPLIRIETPNTFYDYEAKYQADSTAYHCPCGLASDQEEALKRLAGQAFRAVGASGWGRVDIMLDEAGAPYLLEVNTVPGMTSHSLVPMAAREAGIDFDELVWRILLTSGTGS, encoded by the coding sequence ATGACAGTAAAGGCGGCAGATTTCGGGAAGGTGGCGGTGCTGATGGGTGGACTTTCGGCAGAACGGGAGGTTTCGCTACAGGGTGGTCAGGCGGTGCTGGAGGCGTTGGTACGGCGCGGTGTGGATGCCCATGGTGTGGATGTGGGACGTGATGTGCTCAGCCTGCTGCAGCAGGAGCAGTACGACCGGGCCTTTATCATGCTGCACGGTCGTGGTGGTGAGGATGGCGTGATCCAGGGAGCGTTAGAGAATATCGGTATGCCTTACACCGGTTGCGGCGTGGCCGGTTCCGCTCTGGGCATGGATAAGTACCGCTGCAAACTGCTGTGGGCCGGACTGGGTCTGCCTACGGCCGAATTTGTCATGCTGGAGCAGGCGGCCGATCTGGAACGGGCCGAAGCGCTCGGTTTCCCGTTGATGATCAAGCCCTCCCATGAAGGGTCCAGTATCGGCATGGCCAAGGTGGAGAGCGGGCAACAACTGGAGGAGGCGTGGCGACAGGCAGCCGGTTATGACATTGAGGTGATGGCGGAGCGCTGGATCAGCGGGGCCGAATACACGGCGTCCATCCTGGATGACCAGGTACTGCCGCTGATCCGTATCGAAACGCCCAATACCTTCTATGACTATGAAGCCAAATACCAGGCCGACAGCACCGCTTATCACTGTCCCTGCGGCCTGGCGAGTGACCAGGAGGAGGCGCTGAAACGGCTTGCCGGGCAGGCCTTTCGCGCCGTCGGTGCCAGCGGCTGGGGGCGGGTTGACATCATGCTGGATGAGGCCGGTGCGCCTTATCTGCTGGAGGTGAATACCGTGCCCGGCATGACCAGTCACAGCCTGGTGCCCATGGCTGCCCGGGAAGCCGGAATCGATTTTGATGAGCTGGTGTGGCGGATTCTGCTGACCAGTGGGACGGGGAGTTGA
- a CDS encoding DUF721 domain-containing protein has protein sequence MNKRPRLIKDYFQRTNKLYGLLEQSIEQSLLLKRLRTLIPPPMDTHCTAAVLKESGLVLYADSSTWASRLRFTSRDLVRRLNAEGMEIKRITVRVLVTSKPPERKRSKIRHLSAENAFLINQTAADIDDHDLSEALVRLSKHATKATE, from the coding sequence ATGAACAAACGACCGCGTCTAATCAAGGACTATTTTCAACGCACAAACAAACTCTATGGATTACTTGAACAATCCATAGAGCAATCCTTGCTGCTAAAGCGCCTTCGTACACTGATTCCGCCGCCGATGGATACACACTGCACGGCAGCGGTTCTAAAAGAGTCCGGCCTGGTGCTTTACGCCGACTCATCCACCTGGGCCAGCCGACTGCGCTTCACTTCCCGCGACCTTGTACGACGATTAAACGCCGAAGGCATGGAGATTAAACGCATCACAGTGCGGGTATTGGTAACCAGCAAACCGCCTGAACGAAAACGCTCAAAAATCAGACATTTGAGCGCAGAAAATGCATTCCTGATTAATCAAACCGCGGCAGACATCGACGATCATGACCTGAGTGAAGCCCTGGTACGTCTCAGTAAACACGCCACCAAGGCAACTGAATAG
- the murC gene encoding UDP-N-acetylmuramate--L-alanine ligase: MKKRETPQRRLAATTMGRIRHLHFVGIGGAGMNGIAQVMLNLGYQISGSDLKTNPAINRLTKQGATIHIGHAESNIQGADAVVISTAVKEDNPEVRMAREQRVPVVPRAEMLAELMRFHFGIAVAGTHGKTTTTSLVASLLAEGELDPTFVIGGRLNSAGTHARLGGGEYLVAEADESDASFLYLQPMMAIVTNVDADHMTTYGGDFNRLRQTFIEFLHHLPFYGLAILCIDDEEVRGLLSRITRPVITYGESDDADCRVSGIRQEGLRTHFTVTFSGEAPFDVTLNMPGRHNVLNALAAIVVAHEVGVDISAIQRGLEQFEGIGRRFNATECSLADGRQFMLVDDYGHHPREVAATLDAVRAGWPDRRLVLVFQPHRYSRTQEQFDDFTQVLSRPDVLVLGEVYAAGETPIAGADGRALSRAVRARGQVDPVFVDPISELPELLDGMILDGDIVLTLGAGDIGQVAAQLPDWFKQRGGAA; this comes from the coding sequence ATGAAAAAGCGTGAAACACCACAGCGTCGCCTGGCGGCCACCACCATGGGACGGATTCGTCACCTGCACTTTGTCGGCATCGGCGGAGCGGGCATGAACGGTATTGCCCAGGTGATGCTCAATCTTGGTTATCAGATATCCGGTTCCGATCTGAAAACTAACCCGGCCATCAACCGCTTGACCAAGCAGGGGGCGACCATCCACATCGGCCATGCTGAATCCAATATCCAGGGTGCCGACGCCGTGGTGATCTCCACAGCGGTCAAGGAGGACAACCCGGAAGTGCGCATGGCCCGGGAGCAGCGTGTCCCGGTGGTGCCCCGGGCGGAGATGCTGGCTGAATTGATGCGCTTCCATTTCGGTATCGCGGTGGCGGGTACCCATGGCAAAACCACCACCACCAGCCTGGTGGCCAGTCTGTTGGCGGAAGGGGAGCTGGATCCGACTTTTGTGATCGGCGGACGACTCAACTCTGCCGGTACCCATGCCCGCCTGGGTGGTGGTGAGTATCTGGTGGCGGAGGCGGATGAGAGTGACGCCTCGTTCCTCTATCTGCAACCCATGATGGCCATTGTCACCAACGTGGATGCGGACCATATGACTACCTACGGCGGTGACTTCAACCGTCTGCGTCAGACCTTTATCGAGTTTCTGCACCACCTGCCGTTCTACGGTTTGGCCATTCTCTGTATCGACGATGAAGAGGTGCGCGGCCTGCTCTCCCGGATTACGCGACCGGTGATTACCTACGGCGAATCGGACGATGCGGACTGCCGGGTGAGCGGTATCAGACAGGAGGGGCTGCGTACCCATTTCACGGTTACCTTCAGTGGCGAAGCGCCATTCGATGTGACCCTCAATATGCCGGGTCGGCACAATGTGCTCAATGCCCTGGCGGCGATCGTGGTGGCCCACGAAGTGGGTGTGGATATATCGGCGATTCAGCGCGGCCTGGAGCAATTCGAGGGCATCGGGCGACGTTTCAACGCCACCGAATGCAGTCTGGCCGATGGTCGGCAGTTCATGTTGGTGGACGATTACGGACACCATCCGCGGGAAGTGGCGGCGACCCTGGACGCGGTACGGGCTGGCTGGCCGGATCGTCGGTTGGTGCTGGTGTTCCAACCGCACCGCTACAGCCGCACCCAGGAGCAGTTTGACGATTTCACCCAGGTGCTTTCCCGTCCTGATGTGCTGGTGCTCGGGGAGGTCTATGCCGCCGGTGAAACACCCATAGCGGGAGCGGACGGCCGCGCCCTGAGTCGCGCGGTGCGGGCCCGGGGACAGGTCGACCCGGTGTTTGTCGATCCGATCAGCGAGTTGCCGGAACTGCTGGACGGCATGATTCTGGACGGCGACATTGTGCTGACCCTGGGGGCGGGTGATATCGGACAGGTGGCTGCCCAATTACCCGACTGGTTCAAACAGCGGGGAGGTGCGGCATGA
- the murB gene encoding UDP-N-acetylmuramate dehydrogenase: MTARDSAILRGERRFNEPLARYTTWRVGGPARQFYRPADSADLCQFLATLPPDEPLLWLGLGSNLLIRDGGFNGTVILTQGRLDEMALVSDTELRVEAGVSCARVARFAARQGLCGVEFLTGIPGTFGGALAMNAGAFGGETWSRVAAIETVDRSGQSHRRLPEEFQVAYRSVQRPGDEWFLAATLGLEPGDVRESQQRIRSLLERRNSSQPIGQPSCGSVFRNPPGDHAARLIEASGLKGTVIGGAQVSEKHANFIINRGDATAADIEAMIQRVRQQVKSDSGVELITEVHIVGEAGGQP; the protein is encoded by the coding sequence ATGACGGCACGGGACAGCGCCATATTGCGGGGCGAGCGGCGGTTCAACGAGCCGTTGGCCCGCTACACCACCTGGCGGGTGGGTGGTCCGGCACGCCAGTTCTACCGGCCGGCCGACAGCGCGGATCTGTGTCAGTTTCTCGCCACGCTGCCGCCGGATGAGCCGCTGCTGTGGCTCGGGCTGGGCAGTAATCTGCTGATTCGGGATGGTGGATTCAACGGCACCGTGATCCTGACCCAGGGCCGGCTGGATGAGATGGCACTGGTGTCGGATACCGAACTGCGGGTCGAGGCGGGCGTCAGCTGTGCCCGGGTGGCGCGCTTTGCAGCACGCCAGGGGCTCTGTGGCGTGGAGTTTCTGACCGGTATCCCGGGTACTTTCGGTGGTGCCCTGGCGATGAATGCCGGCGCCTTTGGTGGCGAGACCTGGAGCCGGGTGGCTGCGATTGAGACGGTGGACCGATCGGGGCAATCGCACCGGCGCCTGCCGGAAGAGTTCCAGGTCGCCTACCGGAGTGTGCAGCGTCCAGGCGATGAGTGGTTTCTGGCCGCCACCCTGGGTCTGGAGCCGGGCGATGTGAGGGAGAGTCAGCAGCGCATCCGGAGCTTGCTGGAGCGCCGCAACAGCAGCCAGCCGATCGGGCAGCCCAGTTGTGGCTCAGTATTCAGAAACCCGCCTGGTGATCATGCGGCGCGGTTGATCGAGGCATCGGGATTGAAGGGGACGGTGATTGGCGGCGCCCAGGTTTCGGAAAAGCACGCCAACTTCATTATCAACCGGGGCGATGCCACGGCAGCGGATATTGAAGCGATGATTCAGCGGGTGCGGCAACAGGTGAAGTCGGACAGCGGCGTGGAGCTGATTACAGAGGTGCATATCGTCGGTGAGGCGGGAGGGCAGCCATGA
- a CDS encoding cell division protein FtsQ/DivIB, producing MADSADQWDGELMAIQPRKGPAKKRTVDTASARSPQMVRWMSAVVVLSLFAGLGTWGVMTLRDPAVLPLKVVRIDGKLKNLDRRALEQAVGGVVDGNFFTVDLDVVRAAALKLPWVDQVTVRRIWPDTLNMWVEEQQPIARWGDKQLVNDRGDLFTPEPEALKVPLPRLSGPDDSAVEMVSRYQRMNRRFAALKLEIDRLIRDRRGAWTVGFKQGVELKLGHSETEARVERFVRLYPRLEQAEKRRVKRVDMRYANGVAVLWEEASKT from the coding sequence GTGGCGGATTCTGCTGACCAGTGGGACGGGGAGTTGATGGCGATCCAACCCCGTAAAGGTCCGGCAAAGAAGCGGACCGTGGACACCGCCTCTGCCCGGTCACCCCAAATGGTGCGCTGGATGAGCGCTGTTGTGGTGCTGTCGCTGTTTGCCGGACTCGGCACCTGGGGTGTGATGACCCTGCGTGATCCCGCCGTGTTACCGCTTAAGGTGGTGCGGATCGACGGCAAGTTGAAGAATCTGGACCGGCGTGCGCTGGAGCAGGCGGTCGGTGGGGTGGTCGACGGCAATTTCTTTACCGTTGACCTGGACGTGGTCAGGGCGGCGGCGCTGAAGTTGCCCTGGGTGGATCAGGTGACGGTCAGGCGTATCTGGCCGGACACCCTGAATATGTGGGTGGAGGAGCAGCAACCGATAGCGCGCTGGGGTGACAAGCAGCTGGTTAATGACCGGGGCGATCTGTTTACTCCTGAACCGGAGGCGCTCAAAGTCCCGTTGCCACGTTTGAGCGGTCCCGATGACAGCGCAGTCGAGATGGTGTCCCGTTACCAGCGGATGAATCGCCGATTTGCTGCGCTGAAACTGGAGATCGATCGGTTGATCAGGGATCGGCGGGGTGCCTGGACAGTGGGTTTTAAACAGGGAGTGGAGCTGAAGCTCGGTCACAGCGAGACGGAAGCCCGGGTAGAGCGCTTTGTGCGGCTCTATCCACGGCTTGAGCAGGCGGAAAAACGCCGAGTCAAGCGGGTTGATATGCGTTACGCCAATGGCGTGGCAGTGCTCTGGGAAGAGGCGAGTAAAACGTGA
- a CDS encoding M23 family metallopeptidase: MKMMLLSRFFHKTGRLPIASAGSLGILVPAFLLLLGGTLWGGYQWGVSASSQAAGDTTTDVVRDLLLAQRDELQETKGRTQDHLDALALRLGQLQSHILRINALGERLAQAAKLDEDEFDFDEEPARGGIEEGELAQSVSLSELVADMEQLSQVITDREHKLDLMEGLIFDKQMNEAMLPAGRPVEKGWISSRYGYRKDPFTGKKTFHRGVDLAGKKNSNVVAVASGIVTWIGERGGYGKLVEIRHTDGYVTRYGHNSKILVEPGELVTQGQPIALMGSSGRSTGPHVHFEIVKNGKTVNPSKYLRIKR; this comes from the coding sequence ATGAAGATGATGCTACTCTCCAGGTTTTTCCACAAGACGGGCCGTTTGCCGATCGCTTCCGCTGGGTCGCTGGGTATTCTGGTGCCGGCGTTTCTGCTTCTGCTGGGCGGAACTCTCTGGGGTGGTTATCAGTGGGGTGTAAGCGCTTCATCACAGGCGGCCGGCGATACAACCACCGACGTGGTGCGAGATCTGCTGCTGGCGCAACGTGACGAACTTCAGGAGACCAAGGGCCGCACCCAGGATCACCTTGATGCCCTGGCTTTACGGCTTGGTCAGCTACAGTCACATATTCTTCGTATCAATGCGTTAGGTGAGCGGTTGGCTCAGGCCGCCAAGCTTGATGAGGACGAGTTCGACTTCGATGAAGAGCCGGCACGCGGTGGTATTGAAGAGGGGGAACTGGCTCAGTCAGTCAGTCTGTCAGAGCTGGTTGCCGATATGGAGCAGCTTTCCCAGGTGATCACCGATCGCGAGCATAAACTGGATTTGATGGAAGGGCTGATTTTTGACAAGCAGATGAATGAGGCGATGCTTCCGGCTGGCCGACCGGTGGAGAAGGGTTGGATTTCGTCCCGTTACGGTTATCGTAAAGATCCTTTCACCGGCAAGAAGACCTTTCACCGCGGTGTGGATCTGGCCGGTAAAAAGAACTCCAATGTGGTTGCCGTCGCTTCTGGCATTGTCACCTGGATTGGCGAGCGGGGAGGTTATGGCAAGTTGGTTGAGATACGCCATACAGACGGTTACGTAACCCGCTATGGCCATAACAGCAAGATATTGGTGGAGCCTGGTGAATTGGTGACCCAGGGGCAGCCCATCGCCCTGATGGGCTCCAGTGGACGCTCCACCGGCCCCCATGTCCATTTTGAGATTGTCAAAAACGGTAAAACCGTCAATCCATCCAAATACCTCCGCATCAAACGCTAA
- the ftsZ gene encoding cell division protein FtsZ, producing the protein MFELMDAYSQNAVIKVIGVGGGGGNAVNHMLNASIEGVDFICANTDAQALKNSQVRTLLQLGSNITKGLGAGANPDVGRDAAMEDRDRIHEALQGSDMVFITAGMGGGTGTGAAPVVAEVAREMGILTVAVVTKPFPFEGGKRMQIAEKGIEALGQYVDSLITIPNEKLLAVLGRDMSLLNAFKSANDVLQGAVQGIAELITRPGLINVDFADVRTVMSEMGTAMMGSGSSKGDNRARDAAEQAINSPLLEDVNLAGAKGILVNITAGLDLSIGEFDEVGSTVKEFACDDATVVVGTVIDPDMSDELRVTVVATGLGSVGEEKLAQPAIEDPAPVRLVNSDVVAPGPEEYREMDSPTVVRKAAKSYVAAAQDHNMDYLDIPAFLRRQAD; encoded by the coding sequence ATGTTCGAATTGATGGATGCATATAGTCAAAACGCAGTGATTAAAGTCATTGGTGTTGGCGGGGGCGGTGGTAACGCCGTCAATCACATGCTCAACGCCAGTATAGAGGGGGTGGATTTCATCTGTGCCAATACTGATGCCCAGGCCCTGAAGAACAGCCAGGTACGTACCCTGCTTCAACTGGGTTCGAATATCACCAAGGGGCTGGGTGCCGGGGCCAATCCGGATGTGGGTCGTGATGCCGCTATGGAGGATCGGGATCGCATCCACGAAGCACTGCAGGGCAGTGACATGGTGTTCATCACCGCCGGTATGGGCGGTGGTACCGGTACCGGTGCAGCACCGGTGGTGGCTGAAGTAGCCCGGGAAATGGGCATCCTGACGGTGGCGGTTGTGACCAAGCCGTTTCCTTTCGAGGGTGGTAAGCGGATGCAGATTGCCGAGAAGGGCATCGAGGCCCTGGGTCAGTATGTGGATTCCCTGATCACTATCCCCAACGAGAAACTGCTGGCGGTACTGGGTCGGGACATGAGTCTGCTGAACGCCTTCAAGTCGGCCAACGATGTGTTGCAGGGGGCGGTCCAGGGGATTGCCGAACTGATCACCCGTCCCGGTTTGATCAACGTTGACTTCGCCGATGTGCGGACCGTTATGTCGGAAATGGGTACTGCGATGATGGGTTCCGGCTCATCCAAGGGTGACAATCGTGCCCGTGATGCAGCGGAGCAGGCGATCAACAGCCCACTGCTGGAGGATGTGAATCTGGCCGGGGCCAAGGGTATTCTGGTCAATATCACGGCGGGTCTGGATCTTTCCATTGGTGAATTTGATGAAGTGGGCAGCACGGTCAAAGAGTTCGCCTGTGATGACGCCACTGTTGTGGTGGGTACGGTGATAGATCCGGATATGAGTGACGAATTGCGGGTCACCGTAGTGGCGACCGGTCTCGGTTCCGTGGGCGAGGAGAAGCTTGCCCAGCCGGCAATCGAAGATCCGGCGCCGGTGAGACTGGTGAACTCCGATGTGGTGGCCCCCGGCCCGGAAGAGTACCGTGAAATGGATAGCCCCACCGTGGTAAGAAAGGCGGCCAAGTCCTATGTGGCTGCAGCACAGGATCACAATATGGATTACCTGGATATTCCAGCGTTTTTGCGTCGTCAGGCGGATTGA
- the ftsA gene encoding cell division protein FtsA, giving the protein MTKKTEKNLIVGLDVGTSKVVAIVGEIKPDDQIEIIGIGSHPSRGMKKGVVVNIESTVQSIQRALEEAELMAGCEIHSVHAGIAGNHVRSLNSHGIVAIKDREVTHGDVERVIDAARAVAIPADQKILHILPQEFIIDEQEGIREPVGMSGVRLEARVHMVTGAVSAAQNIVKCVRRCGLDVDDLILEQLSSSYAVLSDDEKELGVCLVDIGGGTTDIAVFTEGSIRHTAVIPIAGDQVTNDIAVALRTPTQHAEEIKIRYACALTQLAASDETIEVPSIGERPPRRLSRQTLAEVVEPRYEELLSLVQAELRRSGFEDLIAGGVVLTGGSSKMEGLIELAEEVFHMPVRLGVPQYVTGLVDVVRNPIYATGVGLLLFGRQNQTGRLQDIPGHNNFKAVWTRMKSWFQGNF; this is encoded by the coding sequence ATGACCAAAAAGACAGAGAAAAATCTGATAGTCGGGCTGGATGTGGGCACCTCGAAAGTGGTGGCCATCGTGGGTGAGATCAAACCGGATGACCAGATTGAGATCATCGGCATCGGATCGCACCCATCGCGCGGCATGAAAAAAGGTGTGGTGGTGAATATTGAATCCACTGTCCAGTCAATTCAGCGCGCCCTGGAAGAGGCTGAATTGATGGCGGGGTGCGAGATTCATTCGGTACATGCCGGAATCGCCGGTAACCATGTGCGGAGTCTCAACTCCCACGGCATTGTGGCCATCAAGGACCGGGAGGTGACCCATGGCGACGTGGAACGGGTCATTGATGCCGCCCGGGCGGTGGCCATTCCGGCCGATCAGAAGATCCTGCATATCCTGCCCCAGGAGTTCATCATCGATGAGCAGGAGGGCATTCGGGAGCCGGTCGGCATGTCCGGAGTGCGCCTGGAGGCCCGGGTGCACATGGTCACCGGTGCCGTCAGCGCAGCGCAGAATATCGTCAAGTGCGTGCGCCGCTGCGGACTGGATGTGGATGACCTGATCCTGGAACAGCTGAGTTCCAGTTACGCCGTGCTCAGTGACGATGAGAAGGAGTTGGGTGTCTGCCTGGTGGATATTGGCGGTGGTACCACCGATATCGCGGTTTTTACCGAGGGCTCGATACGCCATACCGCGGTGATTCCCATCGCCGGTGACCAGGTGACGAACGATATCGCGGTGGCCTTGCGCACCCCGACCCAGCACGCCGAAGAGATCAAGATCCGGTACGCCTGCGCGCTTACCCAACTGGCCGCCAGTGATGAAACCATCGAGGTGCCGAGTATTGGTGAAAGACCGCCCCGGCGATTGTCCAGGCAAACGCTGGCGGAGGTGGTGGAGCCCCGTTACGAGGAGCTGTTGAGCCTGGTGCAGGCGGAGTTGCGACGTAGTGGTTTTGAGGACCTGATCGCCGGCGGCGTGGTGCTGACCGGTGGCAGTTCCAAGATGGAAGGGCTGATTGAGTTGGCGGAAGAGGTGTTCCATATGCCGGTCAGGTTGGGCGTTCCGCAGTATGTGACGGGATTGGTGGATGTGGTGCGAAACCCGATCTATGCGACGGGAGTGGGATTATTGCTGTTCGGGCGGCAGAACCAAACGGGACGGTTACAGGATATCCCGGGGCATAACAATTTTAAGGCGGTCTGGACCAGGATGAAGAGCTGGTTTCAGGGCAATTTCTGA
- the murG gene encoding undecaprenyldiphospho-muramoylpentapeptide beta-N-acetylglucosaminyltransferase — protein sequence MAGGVMLMAGGTGGHVFPALAVAEALRERGVAVSWLGSRDSFESRVVPEHGIEIQLVDIKGLRGNGLKRWLLAPFKLTRAMLQCGRILRARKPAVVLGMGGFVSGPGGLMARLQGIPLVIHEQNAVPGMTNSWLSRAASRVFEAFPGSFKQGVGAVACGNPVRREITELPGPAERLQGRTGPVRLLVIGGSLGAQALNQSLPGVIAGLDSSERPLVRHQAGRDKSETTRALYGQLGVAAEVTDFIQDMAGAYAWADLVVCRAGALTISELATAGVASILVPYPHAVDDHQTRNAGYLVDAGAARLLPQRELEQDGFSESLKQLLRDRTMLLEMALQARALAMPGATGVVADYCEEMAGR from the coding sequence ATGGCGGGCGGCGTGATGCTGATGGCCGGTGGCACCGGTGGACATGTTTTTCCCGCCCTGGCGGTGGCCGAGGCGCTGCGGGAGCGGGGCGTGGCTGTCTCCTGGCTCGGCAGTCGGGACAGTTTTGAATCCCGGGTGGTACCTGAGCATGGGATTGAAATCCAGTTGGTGGATATCAAGGGTCTGCGTGGCAATGGGCTGAAACGCTGGTTGCTGGCGCCGTTCAAACTGACCCGCGCCATGCTCCAGTGCGGGCGGATACTGCGGGCCCGCAAGCCCGCTGTGGTGCTGGGAATGGGGGGCTTTGTCTCCGGTCCCGGTGGCCTGATGGCGCGTCTGCAGGGGATACCGTTGGTGATCCATGAGCAGAATGCGGTGCCGGGGATGACCAACAGCTGGCTGTCCCGGGCGGCCAGCCGGGTTTTCGAGGCGTTTCCCGGCAGTTTTAAACAAGGTGTGGGGGCTGTGGCCTGTGGCAATCCGGTGCGCCGGGAGATCACCGAACTACCGGGGCCTGCTGAGCGCCTGCAAGGTCGCACCGGACCGGTGCGGTTACTGGTGATCGGAGGGTCGTTGGGCGCACAGGCGCTGAACCAATCCCTACCCGGGGTGATTGCGGGGTTGGATAGCAGTGAACGACCGCTGGTGCGTCATCAGGCCGGTCGGGACAAGAGCGAGACCACCCGGGCGTTGTATGGACAACTCGGGGTAGCAGCCGAGGTGACTGATTTTATTCAGGATATGGCCGGAGCCTACGCCTGGGCCGATCTGGTGGTCTGCCGTGCCGGCGCCCTGACCATCAGCGAGCTGGCAACCGCCGGTGTGGCATCCATTCTGGTGCCCTATCCCCACGCCGTGGATGATCACCAGACCCGCAATGCCGGCTATCTGGTGGATGCGGGTGCGGCGCGATTGCTGCCCCAGCGGGAGCTGGAGCAGGACGGGTTTTCCGAGTCGCTGAAGCAGTTGTTACGGGATCGGACCATGTTGCTGGAGATGGCGCTGCAAGCCCGCGCCCTGGCCATGCCCGGTGCCACCGGTGTTGTGGCGGACTATTGCGAGGAGATGGCCGGTCGATGA
- the lpxC gene encoding UDP-3-O-acyl-N-acetylglucosamine deacetylase: MIRQRTLKNVIRATGVGLHTGEKVYLTLRPAAIDTGVVFRRVDLDEPVEIAARPDNVGDTRLSTTLEQDGQKISTVEHLLSAFAGLGIDNAYVDVSAPEVPIMDGSAGPFVFLIQSAGVEEQNAPKRFIRIKRKVMVEEDDKYAAFEPFDGFKVSFGIDFNHPAFAERTKSATIDFSSTSFVKEVSRARTFGFLRDIEMLRERELALGGSMSNAIVVDDYRVLNEDGLRYEDEFVKHKILDAIGDLYLLGHSLIGAFSGYKSGHALNNKLLKALIADQSAWEEVTFEDGDSVPISYMKPVQAN, translated from the coding sequence ATGATACGGCAACGTACGCTCAAGAACGTTATACGTGCGACAGGGGTAGGTCTGCATACGGGGGAGAAGGTCTACCTGACTCTGCGCCCCGCAGCCATTGATACTGGTGTGGTTTTTCGTCGAGTCGATCTGGATGAACCGGTCGAGATCGCAGCGCGCCCGGACAATGTGGGGGACACGCGCCTCTCAACTACTCTGGAGCAGGATGGCCAGAAGATCTCCACCGTGGAGCATCTGCTGTCCGCCTTCGCTGGACTGGGTATCGATAACGCTTACGTGGACGTGAGTGCGCCTGAAGTCCCCATCATGGACGGTAGCGCTGGTCCCTTTGTGTTTCTGATCCAGTCGGCTGGCGTGGAAGAGCAGAATGCGCCGAAGCGTTTTATTCGGATTAAGCGCAAGGTGATGGTAGAGGAAGACGACAAATATGCCGCTTTCGAACCGTTTGATGGTTTCAAGGTCTCCTTCGGTATCGATTTCAATCATCCAGCCTTTGCGGAGCGGACCAAGTCGGCCACTATCGACTTCTCCTCCACTTCTTTCGTGAAAGAGGTGAGTCGCGCGCGCACATTTGGCTTTTTGCGGGATATAGAGATGTTGCGGGAGCGGGAACTGGCGCTCGGCGGCAGCATGAGCAACGCCATTGTTGTAGATGATTACCGGGTGCTCAACGAAGACGGCTTACGTTACGAGGATGAGTTCGTCAAGCATAAGATTCTGGATGCGATTGGTGATCTGTATCTGCTTGGGCACAGCCTGATCGGGGCATTCAGCGGTTATAAATCCGGACATGCACTGAATAACAAGTTGCTCAAAGCCCTGATTGCGGATCAGTCCGCTTGGGAAGAGGTCACTTTTGAGGATGGTGACAGTGTGCCCATCTCGTACATGAAACCGGTGCAGGCGAACTGA